The Streptomyces sp. NBC_01268 genome segment CGAGTCCCAGACTCCCCAGCCCGTACGAGATGTTCGCGGCGACCCCGCCGTGCCGGATCTCCAGCTCGTCGACCAGGAAGGAGAGCGAGATCCGGTCCAGGCTGTCCTCGATCAGCTGCTCCGTGAAGGAACCGGGGAAGGCCATGAGGTGGTCGGTGGCGATGGATCCCGAGACCGCTATGCGCACGGGATCTCCTGATGGGACAGGTAGGACTGCACGTTGCGGCGGGTCTCGGGGACGCTGTCGCCACCGAACTTCTCCAGCACCGCGTCCGCCAGGACCAGCGCCACCATCGCCTCGGCCACGATCCCCGCCGCCGGCACCGCACACACATCGGACCGCTGATGATGCGCCGCGGCGACCTCACCGGTCACGACGTCGACCGTGGCCAGCGCCCGCGGCACCGTCGCGATCGGCTTCATCGCCGCACGCACCCGCAACAGCTCACCCGTGCTCAAACCGCCCTCCGTACCACCCGCGCGGCCGGTGGCACGCGTCAGGCCGTCCGGGCCCTGGACGATCTCGTCATGCGCCTGCGAACCAGGGACCCGGGCCAGATCGAAACCGTCACCCACCTCGACACCCTTGATCGCCTGGATGCCCATCAACGCGGCCGCGAGCCGGGCGTCGAGACGCCGGTCCCAGTGCACATGCGAACCGAGACCGACCGGCACACCATAGGCAAGGACCTCGACGACACCACCCAGGGTGTCACCGTCCTTGTGAGCCTGGTCGATCTCCGCAACCATCGCCTTCGACGCATCCGCATCCAGGCAACGCACCGGGTCGGCGTCCAGCCTCTCGACATCGGCCGGCGTCGGGTACACCCCGTACGGGGCCTTCGCCGCCGCGAGCTCGACCACGTGCGAGACGATCTCGATACCCGCCGCCTCCTTCAGGAACGAGCGGGCCACCGCACCGAGGGCGACACGCGCGGCGGTCTCACGGGCGCTCGCACGCTCCAGAACCGGCCGGGCCTCGTCGAAACCGTACTTCTGCATCCCGGCGAGATCC includes the following:
- the aroC gene encoding chorismate synthase — encoded protein: MSRLRWLTAGESHGPALVATLEGLPAGVPVTTALVADHLARRRLGYGRGARMKFEQDEVTFLGGVRHGLSLGSPVAVMVGNTEWPKWETVMSADPVDPAELKETGRNAPLTRPRPGHADLAGMQKYGFDEARPVLERASARETAARVALGAVARSFLKEAAGIEIVSHVVELAAAKAPYGVYPTPADVERLDADPVRCLDADASKAMVAEIDQAHKDGDTLGGVVEVLAYGVPVGLGSHVHWDRRLDARLAAALMGIQAIKGVEVGDGFDLARVPGSQAHDEIVQGPDGLTRATGRAGGTEGGLSTGELLRVRAAMKPIATVPRALATVDVVTGEVAAAHHQRSDVCAVPAAGIVAEAMVALVLADAVLEKFGGDSVPETRRNVQSYLSHQEIPCA